Part of the Octopus bimaculoides isolate UCB-OBI-ISO-001 chromosome 18, ASM119413v2, whole genome shotgun sequence genome is shown below.
AAACAGCAGTATACGAAAAGGTATCTATTAAATTCTAGCATTCAGTAAACGTCTGCAAACCAACATTTCACTGATGTTTGGAAATCAAGATTTTATTGACGGAGGACATTAATGGAATTTTCGTTTTTATGGTTCGGTtcgaagaatccgtcttgcgatcCTTTACAGCGACATTCTAATCGTAGCACTGGAGCTGTTGTCACTCGCAATGCGGAGAAATAACGGCTCGAACTAGGGAGACTCCCTGATCCTCAAGCTACGCACCCAGTCGAATAACGTTACTCAAGAGACCCTGTATTACTTGTACCAGATGTACTCGTGAATCGTACGTCTCTTTGTCGACTCCACCATTTTAATCTTCTCGTTGATGGTCCTCATCGGCCTGTTGCGCTGAGGTTGTCGTCTATGATATCCTGGATCTGCTGCGCAAACTTGACTTTCTTGATAATTTCTGATCACTGTGaatgtttcctctctctctcgctctctctctctcttagtcacGGTCGAAACGTTTTTGCTGGATACCTTCAGTTACTTCCTGACTCTGAACACGAAGGCCTCATGTGTTTGGAGGGTAAAGCTAAGAGCACAACTTGCCTTTttatttcctctgtgtgtgtgtgtgtgtgtgtgtgtgtgtatgtgtgtgtgtgtgccagactGGTGAGCCATTTTGATGCTCTATATTTATCTGAAAGAAGTGGGTGAGttaaaatttggtatatattGCGTTACATTTTGTTGGGGCATCTATTTATGGTTCACTGATGTTGACCGCAAATACTCGGCCCgtacttcgtgtgtgtgtgtgtgtgtgtgtgtgtgtgtgtgtgtgtgtgtgtgtgtgtgtgtgtgtgtgtgtgtgtaagagagagagagaaatatagtcaAATTTCCCACGATGCATAATgtatttattgatacatttttGTCTAGGAATAAAACAATTGTCACTACAAAAATGCCTTTGCTTATAGTTTACTGGATTGGAGCTTATCTGGCGCTAAAATACGACAGTAATTTGCTACATGTTATTCGAGCATCGCATGCAAGATATCACAcgcttaaccattcagccatccATTAGACTTCTAAGAGAAATTTAATTTCAGATGCACAACGAATTACTTTTTAATGGTAAtttacaatatgaaataaaaacatgcTGAAAATAAAATTCTGCAAGCGAGATCTCGAGTGTAATAAATAAGTTATACCTTGACAGAACACGTCAGAAAATATCAAGATGATTGCGAATTCTTCTGGCTTACGTATAGTGTTGTTTATCCCCACCAGGGAGGCGGTTTTAGCTTGCAAATTCTTTACGGAGGCCAATTGACGGTAATTTACCATCATTACGATCGGAAAGATCTAATCTTTATACGTTATAGCGATAAAGTAAGGTGTAAGTAAAGCTTATCAACGCCAAGAACAATTTGATATCAGAAAACTAAATTTCTCTACTTATCTTTAGTGTGAAAATGCTGATattagtggttgtggttgttctCGTTATGGTTTGTAAttgttgttgggtttttttctgtttttgctcttgttgttgctcttctttgcCTGTGTACGGTTGATGTTGTGCTAATGTAATAACAAGGCCGTTTCAAAAATAATTGATATAAAGCATTTTGAAAGATAACACCAGAACAGGAAGCATGTACATGaacttttttcagaatttatcgcttgaaaagtaaactatatatttattcccTCGTTGCATAATCACTAGGTATATTttacttacataaaaaaaaatagagagtaaCACTTAGAGTTAGATTTGATTTATGGATAGCTTGAATCAATCTTAGAAATTGAAACGCTTAATTGATATTTAAAACACCTGTTTCTGTAAAGTCTCTGAAGTTAAGCAGTTTCATATGTACTTCATTCTAACACCAGTGATTTATTGGAAAAATCAACTGAGCACAAATTAAAAGATCTGGGGAAGAACTAGGTCAGcctaattgtaaaataaaagggGACCcagtaaaatgtttaattttacaATACATATTGATATCCCGACaagtagttttgtgtgtgtatgagtacatatgtagTTTTCCATGTACATATGtgattatatgttttgtttttttatttgtacgCTAATGTAGgtttgtaaatacacatatgttgGTGATATGACACCTTTATGTGAATATAATTATTCTCAGAGGGCTTAACTCCCTCATAGATATGCACATAATCAGCAATTTCAATGATTTATTTTCGCTTATGCCTAATTCGTGTTCGTATCTATTTCCAGGCTATTGACAGTCAACAGCGAGAGAACCACTTATCGTGGGCTGATGGGATTATGATTGTTTACTCAATCATGGATCGAGAAAGCTTCGAATCATGTAAGAAACTCGTGGACAAGGTATTACAACTGTGTGACGAAGCAACACCAATTTCCGTCATAGGCAACAAAGCCGATATGTTACATATGAGACAAGTACAATTCGAAGAAGGTTTAGCTTTTTGCCGTAATAGGAATCTTCTGTTTTCTGAAGTATCTGCTGGGGATAGTTACGACAGTGTAGAAAAGGCTGTGAGGACTTTGATTCAAGAGGTTCGACATTGtcgaaagaaaaaggaaaaatcaaagAATTCAGAAGGTGGTTTAAAATTAGATATACGACAATCTCTGAAAAATTTCACCGAGAAACGTCTTCAAATTCGCCATCGAACATCGACCTTGTAATGCAGACAGTTACGATGCGGAATGTAAAAGCTGCCGTTTGCTTTGCAGAAACTTACGTCATGATAAATCCTAACTGGCTTCATTTTTGCACGTTTGTTACTTGAGACGgcgcattttttaaaatattttatcttaatgtTTTTTANNNNNNNNNNNNNNNNNNNNN
Proteins encoded:
- the LOC106869608 gene encoding ras-related and estrogen-regulated growth inhibitor; translated protein: MQKKSVTTMEEILQPHSHSSKEVNLIVLGSPGVGKSAILVRYLTKRFIGDYHPLLETVSSHSTVVDDKTVLVHIRDTAWKAIDSQQRENHLSWADGIMIVYSIMDRESFESCKKLVDKVLQLCDEATPISVIGNKADMLHMRQVQFEEGLAFCRNRNLLFSEVSAGDSYDSVEKAVRTLIQEVRHCRKKKEKSKNSEGGLKLDIRQSLKNFTEKRLQIRHRTSTL